A window of the Trichoderma asperellum chromosome 4, complete sequence genome harbors these coding sequences:
- the RMT1_1 gene encoding type I protein arginine N-methyltransferase Rmt1, which yields MSGENMEVELAEQKLKTMEHSEQHYFKSYDHHGIHEEMLKDEVRTRSYMNAIVQNKHIFKDKVVLDVGCGTAILSMFAAKAGAKHVIGVDMSTIIFKAREIVKTNGLSDKITLIQGKMEEIELPFPQVDIIISEWMGYFLLYESMLDTVLYARDKYLVKDGLIFPDKATIFFAGIEDGDYKEEKIGFWDNVYGFDYTPLKETALSEPLVDTVDLKAVVTDPVPVLTLDLYTCTTADLAFSTPFTLTAKRDDFVHALVSWFDIDFTACHKPIRFSTGPHTKYTHWKQTVFYIKDVLTTQDGEEIHCKLDVKPNNKNRRDLDIEIEYNFQTTDANRVASGHSEYKMC from the exons CATGGAGCACAGCGAGCAGCATTACTTTAAGAG TTACGATCATCATG GCATCCACGAGGAAATGCTG AAAGATGAGGTGCGCACGAGGTCGTACATGAACGCCATTGTCCAGAACAAGCACATTTTTAAGGACAAGGTTGTTCTCGACGTTGGATGCGGTACCGCGATCCTTTCTAT GTTTGCCGCCAAGGCTGGCGCTAAGCATGTCATCGGTGTGGACATGtccaccatcatcttcaaggcCCGAGAGATCGTCAAGACCAACGGCTTGTCAGACAAGATCACTCTGATCCAGggcaagatggaggagatcGAGCTGCCCTTCCCTCAAgtcgacatcatcatctccgaGTGGATGGGCTACTTCCTCCTGTACGAAAGCATGCTGGACACTGTCCTTTACGCCCGTGACAAGTACCTTGTCAAGGATGGTCTCATCTTCCCCGACAAGGccaccatcttctttgccGGTATTGAGGATGGCGACtacaaggaggagaagattggAT TCTGGGATAACGTGTACGGCTTTGACTACACTCCCCTGAAGGAGACCGCTCTTTCAGAACCCTTGGTCGATACTGTCGATCTCAAGGCGGTCGTTACCGATCCCGTCCCTGTCCTGACTCTCGATCTCTACACCTGCACCACCGCCGACCTCGCCTTCAGCACTCCCTTCACTCTGACTGCCAAGCGAGATGACTTCGTCCACGCTCTCGTTTCTTGGTTCGACATCGACTTCACCGCCTGCCACAAGCCCATCCGCTTCTCTACCGGCCCTCACACCAAGTACACTCACTGGAAACAGACCGTTTTCTACATCAAGGACGTCCTCACCAcacaagatggagaggagatCCACTGCAAACTTGACGTTAAGCCCAACAACAAGAACCGCCGTGACTTGGATATTGAGATCGAGTACAACTTCCAGACTACGGATGCAAACAGAGTTGCCTCTGGTCACAGCGAGTACAAGATGTGCTAA